A window of the Desulfurella sp. genome harbors these coding sequences:
- a CDS encoding TonB-dependent receptor, with product MKKKLIAVGLFCCLIAQKSYALELSGITVEASKKSMVNDYTKILDTQTTTQYNLDTKAIKTFSGSNNSVFNAISIIPSVNTQGPDTYGNDETLRLRGIDSTKAGIININGVPTPNGPTGNLTSNVFDLENIQDISVYDGAIKPNIGFNSFGDFPGIIDLTIKKPSDKLGAIINQSFGSYDYSKSFVRLDSGNINGFRTFISSSLAYANKWKGDGNFVRKNVMFGLTKNFGNLLNFEIYLGYNSDFHNTYLGLNYSQASNINKNYALDYNNNPNSPLYYNYNYVNTRDYFVLPSFTINTSNTSKLVLKPYYWSVRGHNYYTSNNSQFVQKFLYNSNIFGIVSSFDWDITKNYKISAGYWFHRQQMPGPPYAIENFIPKNNTLVFKQWGILADHSYHTINSPFINIEAKTKKIKVDAGLKYLMYKTAQINGYNTYGITTQDANQAITLAKKDQLETANTKLFRQYLPYIGINYQLNDYINLYANYGKSFQAPNFNLWPSFAQNKSVFEKKGITLQSLWDKYFKMTTADNFDIGLRYNNNNVYFYPTVFYSDVKNIGTYAPIKVNNNTIAEMPANTAKAKSYGFELAAGYTPFKDLLIFADYSYNRFYYTQNVSFMNNYYDVKGKQIINVPKNILKAGFTYKFDHFSFTPYFSYMSKRYGDLMHTQEVPSVFLANLNINYEQKNLWKLKEILFSLDFTNLLNRRYISAINAPDSNFSMYSQTTYQVGAPFSIVASLSVKF from the coding sequence ATGAAAAAAAAATTAATTGCTGTTGGGCTTTTTTGTTGTTTAATTGCACAAAAATCCTACGCCTTAGAATTAAGTGGTATTACTGTTGAGGCTTCAAAAAAATCCATGGTTAACGATTATACAAAAATTCTTGATACACAAACTACAACCCAATACAATTTAGATACAAAAGCAATAAAGACATTTTCTGGCTCAAATAATTCTGTATTTAATGCAATAAGTATAATTCCATCGGTAAACACTCAAGGTCCAGATACATACGGAAATGATGAAACATTAAGACTAAGGGGTATTGATAGTACAAAAGCTGGTATAATAAACATTAATGGTGTTCCAACACCAAATGGTCCAACAGGGAATCTCACTTCAAATGTGTTTGATTTAGAAAATATTCAAGATATTTCAGTTTATGATGGAGCCATAAAGCCCAATATTGGATTCAATTCATTTGGTGATTTTCCTGGCATCATTGATTTAACTATTAAGAAACCATCGGATAAACTTGGTGCTATAATAAATCAAAGTTTTGGTAGTTATGATTATTCTAAAAGTTTTGTAAGATTAGACTCAGGCAATATAAATGGATTTAGAACTTTTATTTCATCATCTTTGGCTTATGCAAACAAGTGGAAAGGCGATGGAAACTTTGTACGCAAAAATGTAATGTTTGGTTTAACAAAAAATTTTGGCAATTTGCTAAATTTTGAAATCTATTTAGGTTACAATAGTGATTTTCACAACACATACTTAGGTTTAAACTATTCTCAAGCCTCAAATATAAATAAGAATTATGCTTTAGATTACAACAATAACCCAAACAGTCCCTTATACTACAATTATAATTATGTAAATACACGAGATTACTTTGTTTTACCAAGTTTTACTATCAATACTTCAAACACATCAAAGCTTGTCTTAAAACCTTACTATTGGTCAGTTAGAGGTCATAATTACTATACTTCAAATAATTCTCAATTTGTGCAAAAATTTTTATACAATAGTAATATTTTTGGAATAGTTTCAAGTTTTGATTGGGATATAACAAAAAATTATAAAATAAGTGCAGGATATTGGTTTCACAGGCAACAAATGCCAGGACCTCCCTATGCAATAGAAAACTTCATCCCAAAAAATAATACACTTGTATTTAAACAATGGGGCATACTTGCAGATCACAGCTATCATACTATAAATTCACCTTTTATAAACATAGAAGCAAAAACAAAAAAAATTAAGGTTGATGCCGGCTTAAAATATCTAATGTACAAAACTGCTCAAATCAATGGCTATAATACTTACGGCATAACTACTCAAGATGCCAACCAGGCAATAACCCTTGCCAAAAAAGACCAATTAGAAACGGCCAATACTAAACTTTTTAGACAGTATCTGCCATACATTGGCATAAATTATCAACTAAACGATTATATCAATTTATATGCAAACTATGGCAAAAGTTTTCAAGCACCAAACTTTAACTTGTGGCCTTCTTTTGCTCAAAACAAATCAGTTTTTGAGAAAAAAGGTATTACTTTGCAGTCCTTATGGGATAAATACTTCAAAATGACAACGGCAGATAATTTTGATATAGGTTTAAGATACAACAATAATAATGTTTATTTCTATCCAACAGTATTTTACAGTGATGTAAAAAACATTGGCACATATGCACCAATAAAAGTTAACAACAATACAATAGCAGAAATGCCAGCCAACACTGCAAAAGCAAAATCATATGGTTTTGAATTGGCAGCAGGATATACTCCGTTTAAAGATTTACTTATTTTTGCAGATTATAGCTACAATAGGTTTTATTATACGCAAAATGTTTCTTTTATGAATAACTATTATGATGTAAAAGGAAAACAAATAATAAACGTGCCCAAAAATATTCTCAAAGCAGGTTTTACATACAAATTTGATCATTTTTCTTTTACGCCGTATTTTAGTTATATGTCAAAACGTTATGGCGATCTGATGCATACACAAGAAGTACCATCAGTATTTCTTGCAAACCTTAATATAAATTATGAGCAAAAAAATCTATGGAAATTAAAAGAAATTTTATTTAGTCTAGATTTTACAAATTTACTAAATAGGCGTTACATAAGTGCAATAAATGCACCAGATTCAAACTTTTCAATGTATAGCCAAACTACATATCAAGTAGGTGCACCTTTTAGTATAGTGGCAAGTTTATCTGTAAAATTTTAG
- a CDS encoding TonB-dependent receptor produces MKLKLKFILTSVFCLALFQNALAVNLDTIVVSASKVNEKIEDSPTYIQVLTKQKMEDNGNLFLSYMLNQLPGVSVEQGGGIGGETMAFIRGIPVSPKVMMDGVSIMSPYYPFPHFNLGPIMPDNIDRIEILQGAQSGLWGANAASGVINIITQKGKGKPHIDYNQTYGSFGTTKEYLALSGEIKKFNFYVAGSAYDTTGIPQTYSYNYKTHTYSQGGKRDGYHKYSFYSNLGYDFGDGLSANLITDSYKSTNYTDICKYSKDNPVCPNNSAPSNLTPLAQSSRHEVDYYFTKLNVDKKFEKAALRFETHYMQNNSYMYSPSSAPWKGRTYGASLNFSYNVAPTTKIVLGVDYGKDRAIYDYTPQINVSREHAGTFLEVLQTIQNLNLQASAREDYYQTFGNTFTYKLGANYYFEPSNTIFKANWGTGFVAPSMFDLYANGAPFRFGYLKGNPNLQPEKSKTFDIGFIQNFGDKLQISSSFFWSKIDNLIDIKYASLIGRSQYFIPINISKTISKGVESTLTYKPIKYLELSLSDTYTQSDGPFGQTSNIPYNSTSGALSFNYDRIYAQLNGQYISTMYDNSGHQIGRYTVFNANLSYKINNNAKIGLYAQNIFNRFYYASWGYGYATPPRSFYTTLSLKF; encoded by the coding sequence ATGAAGTTAAAGTTAAAATTTATTTTAACATCAGTATTTTGTCTTGCTTTATTTCAAAATGCCCTTGCAGTAAATTTAGATACAATTGTAGTAAGCGCATCGAAAGTAAATGAAAAAATAGAAGATTCCCCTACTTATATCCAGGTTTTAACTAAACAAAAAATGGAAGATAATGGTAATCTCTTTTTAAGTTATATGCTTAATCAATTACCAGGTGTATCAGTAGAACAAGGTGGTGGTATTGGTGGTGAAACGATGGCTTTTATAAGAGGAATTCCGGTAAGCCCAAAAGTTATGATGGATGGAGTTAGTATCATGAGTCCCTATTATCCATTTCCACATTTCAATCTTGGGCCAATTATGCCAGATAATATTGATAGAATAGAAATACTTCAAGGTGCCCAAAGTGGTCTTTGGGGTGCAAATGCAGCAAGCGGTGTTATAAACATTATAACACAAAAAGGCAAAGGTAAACCGCATATTGACTACAATCAAACATACGGTTCTTTTGGTACAACTAAAGAATATTTGGCACTCTCTGGCGAGATTAAAAAGTTCAATTTTTATGTAGCAGGTTCTGCATATGATACAACAGGAATACCACAAACTTACTCGTATAATTATAAAACACACACATATTCACAAGGCGGTAAAAGAGATGGCTATCACAAATACTCATTTTATAGTAATTTAGGTTACGATTTTGGCGATGGTCTCAGCGCAAATCTCATAACAGACTCATATAAAAGCACAAATTATACTGATATTTGCAAATATTCCAAAGACAATCCTGTTTGTCCCAATAACTCCGCACCTTCAAATCTCACACCATTAGCTCAATCATCAAGGCACGAAGTTGATTATTATTTTACAAAACTAAACGTTGACAAAAAATTTGAAAAAGCAGCTCTTCGCTTTGAAACTCATTATATGCAGAATAATAGTTATATGTATTCGCCATCAAGCGCACCGTGGAAAGGCCGCACTTATGGTGCAAGTCTCAATTTTAGTTACAATGTAGCGCCCACAACAAAAATCGTCCTTGGTGTAGACTATGGCAAAGATAGGGCGATATACGATTACACACCACAAATTAATGTATCAAGAGAACATGCAGGTACCTTTTTAGAGGTTTTACAAACCATACAGAATCTAAATTTGCAGGCAAGTGCTAGAGAAGACTACTATCAAACATTTGGTAACACCTTTACTTATAAGCTTGGGGCAAACTACTACTTTGAACCATCAAATACAATATTTAAAGCAAACTGGGGTACTGGTTTTGTTGCGCCAAGCATGTTTGACTTATATGCTAATGGAGCACCATTTAGATTTGGTTACTTAAAAGGAAACCCAAACCTTCAGCCAGAAAAATCCAAAACATTTGATATAGGCTTTATTCAAAATTTCGGCGATAAACTTCAGATATCAAGCTCATTTTTCTGGTCAAAAATTGATAACCTAATTGATATAAAATATGCTTCTTTAATTGGAAGATCTCAGTATTTTATACCAATAAACATAAGTAAAACCATATCAAAAGGCGTAGAATCAACTCTAACTTACAAACCCATTAAATACTTAGAATTATCGCTTTCTGATACATATACTCAATCAGATGGTCCATTTGGTCAGACAAGCAACATTCCATACAATAGCACATCAGGTGCACTTTCATTTAATTATGACAGGATCTATGCTCAACTTAATGGCCAATACATTAGCACTATGTATGATAATTCTGGTCATCAAATTGGAAGATACACAGTATTTAATGCCAATCTATCTTACAAAATAAACAATAACGCAAAAATTGGCCTTTACGCTCAAAATATATTTAACAGGTTTTATTATGCTTCATGGGGTTACGGTTATGCAACGCCACCAAGATCTTTTTACACTACACTATCTTTAAAATTTTAA